The Aminithiophilus ramosus genome contains a region encoding:
- a CDS encoding endonuclease III domain-containing protein has product MFDLLEELWHRERDSRHPDPFSEPLDGLILTVLSQNTNDVNRDRAFGRLKKRYPTWKDVASASVESVADAIRPAGIANNKAARIGEILALIVDDFGAHSLKALARWEPTRARAYLEALPGVGPKTAACVLLFDLGMAAFPADTHVSRLCRRLGWVPENMPPGEIQSVMEEALPPSRYMGAHLNLIEQGRHLCRARSPLCGDCPLRPHCAYGRGVA; this is encoded by the coding sequence GTGTTCGACCTCCTCGAGGAACTCTGGCATCGCGAGCGGGACAGCCGCCATCCCGATCCTTTCAGTGAACCTCTCGACGGGCTGATCCTGACCGTTCTCTCTCAGAACACCAATGACGTCAACCGAGATCGGGCCTTCGGCCGTCTCAAAAAACGTTATCCCACATGGAAGGACGTGGCATCGGCCTCGGTTGAGTCCGTCGCCGATGCCATCAGACCCGCCGGGATCGCCAACAACAAGGCGGCGAGAATCGGCGAGATTCTGGCTCTTATCGTCGACGACTTCGGGGCACACTCTCTGAAGGCCCTTGCCCGGTGGGAACCGACCCGAGCCAGGGCTTACCTTGAGGCCTTGCCCGGCGTCGGTCCGAAGACGGCGGCCTGCGTCCTTCTCTTCGATCTCGGCATGGCCGCCTTTCCCGCAGATACTCACGTTTCCCGTCTCTGTCGCCGCCTCGGCTGGGTTCCGGAAAACATGCCGCCCGGCGAAATTCAATCCGTCATGGAGGAGGCGTTGCCTCCCTCCCGCTACATGGGCGCTCACCTGAACCTCATCGAACAGGGCCGTCATCTCTGTCGTGCCCGCTCTCCCCTTTGTGGGGACTGTCCGCTGAGGCCTCACTGCGCCTATGGGAGGGGAGTCGCTTGA